The following coding sequences lie in one Cannabis sativa cultivar Pink pepper isolate KNU-18-1 chromosome 5, ASM2916894v1, whole genome shotgun sequence genomic window:
- the LOC115716917 gene encoding uncharacterized protein LOC115716917, whose protein sequence is MGKEYWYWGGKSSKRGREAVAKDAATASAGCMCAVFQLFDFQQFQLPNLNQDAKPSFKQGSSPFIQLQEPVSPKGIEAPRNSLKSDEGTSLSSIIEEEEDTKENFNLTIPTMGIQIKTNGGSRSSSKAGGAISDFSSDTSSSPSTKTPSLVARLMGLDLLPETNSPSFTPPASHSAQQNRVKRLPLRPRQPQLQTKDLTNYSGTRSLPETPRISLARRSDVDYHPRLSLQINKENNNNNNNNNNAANLCTDDLDFSKLSALRRKQLRVHETDHHHYESSTRSPGHYARQIVKQVKESVSRKVGLVDITNTSSRNREYNQSKDELVKQLKSKKVSKGLAKLDDQASGAKNYSLSISNNSCSPRLRFTDPKTIRTISTISTTCTTTAPTTTTTTASTATTSLCASSKDQISIQISRPLPIMTTSSSSLAPDKLATVKSKALQERGGHHETTSFHQKSRTSTKKAGREAGFGARLQKMQEETFVRSSTSTRSNIPDKKCKKTPLSNNLLNNINVPTLFSVKKSHPISHNKQAEITEVSNNAQESKRRSSQLSSSQSQKYQHQTESHVLEPRDTTNDVVTTTTTTASTSRGARWSDLNQYISRILFRVGIARTSHVSFTNWFSPSHPLDQSIFHRLENSFYLQESTTFAHLSSQFRLRSNRRLVFDVVDEILVEILKPCMNLKPWTNNRSTRGRSRSSSSSEFWIMHGSQLIDTLCWRVESFPNKDCQVLEDIDELIDRDLPHQLKIQSEMAYEEEGEGLVMEIERDILNTILLETTMLMVGSLTYY, encoded by the exons ATGGGGAAGGAATACTGGTATTGGGGTGGAAAATCCtcgaagagaggaagagaagcAGTAGCTAAAGACGCAGCCACTGCTTCGGCGGGTTGCATGTGCGCAGTGTTTCAGTTGTTTGATTTTCAACAGTTTCAGCTCCCTAATTTAAACCAGGATGCTAAACCCTCTTTCAAACAAGGCAGCAGTCCTTTCATTCAGCTCCAAGAGCCTGTTAGTCCAAAAG GTATAGAGGCACCAAGAAACAGTTTGAAATCTGATGAGGGTACATCACTATCATCTATcatagaggaagaagaagatactaaagaaaatttcaatttgACTATCCCAACT ATGGGTATTCAAATCAAAACAAATGGAGGGTCAAGATCATCATCAAAAGCTGGAGGAGCTATCAGTGATTTTTCCTCGGACACTAGTAGCTCTCCAAGTACCAAAACTCCAAGCTTGGTAGCACGATTAATGGGCCTAGACCTTCTTCCAGAGACCAACTCCCCAAGTTTTACTCCACCGGCCTCTCATTCAGCCCAACAAAATCGTGTCAAGAGATTACCTCTAAGGCCTCGCCAACCTCAGCTCCAAACCAAAGATCTTACTAATTATTCAGGCACTCGTTCATTGCCGGAGACTCCAAGAATATCATTGGCCAGAAGATCCGACGTCGACTATCACCCCCGTCTCTCGCTTCAAATCAATAAagagaacaacaacaacaacaacaacaacaacaacgcTGCTAATCTTTGTACTGATGATTTGGACTTCTCAAAGTTATCTGCTTTAAGAAGAAAGCAGTTAAGAGTTCATGAAACCGACCATCATCATTACGAGAGCAGTACTCGAAGTCCAGGTCATTACGCTAGACAGATTGTTAAGCAGGTGAAAGAGAGTGTAAGCAGGAAAGTTGGTTTGGTGGACATAACAAACACATCTTCTAGGAACAGAGAATATAATCAGAGCAAAGATGAACTTGTTAAACAGCTCAAATCCAAGAAAGTTTCAAAGGGTTTGGCCAAACTTGATGACCAAGCAAGCGGAGCAAAGAATTACTCGTTATCAATATCAAACAATTCCTGTTCTCCAAGGCTCAGATTCACAGACCCCAAGACTATTAGGACTATTAGTACTATTAGTACTACTTGTACTACTACTgctccaacaacaacaacaacaacagcatCAACAGCAACAACATCTTTATGCGCCAGTAGTAAAGATCAAATTAGCATTCAAATTTCAAGGCCATTGCCAATAATGACGACATCATCTTCATCACTTGCGCCGGACAAATTAGCTACAGTCAAGTCAAAGGCATTGCAAGAGAGAGGAGGCCATCATGAGACGACGTCGTTTCACCAAAAAAGTAGAACATCAACGAAAAAAGCTGGGCGTGAAGCAGGGTTCGGTGCAAGGCTACAAAAGATGCAGGAAGAGACATTTGTTCGTTCTTCAACATCTACCAGAAGCAATATTCCTGACAAGAAATGCAAGAAGACCCCTTTGTCTAACAATCTTCTTAATAACATCAATGTCCCAACTCTCTTTTCGGTCAAGAAAAGTCATCCCATCTCTCATAATAAACAG GCAGAAATAACAGAGGTATCTAATAATGCCCAAGAATCGAAACGTAGGTCGTCACAGTTATCTAGTTCTCAGAGCCAAAAGTACCAACACCAAACAGAGTCCCACGTGCTCGAACCCCGAGACACTACAAACGACGTCGTaacaaccaccaccaccaccgcctCCACCAGCCGCGGCGCCAGGTGGTCGGACCTCAACCAGTACATTTCCAGAATACTATTCCGTGTAGGAATAGCGAGAACATCCCACGTGTCCTTCACCAATTGGTTCTCTCCCTCACACCCATTAGACCAATCAATATTTCACCGACTCGAGAACTCCTTCTACCTCCAAGAATCAACTACTTTTGCACATCTTTCGTCCCAGTTTCGACTCCGGTCGAACCGGAGGTTAGTGTTCGATGTGGTTGACGAAATCTTGGTGGAGATATTAAAACCTTGTATGAACTTGAAGCCGTGGACTAATAATAGGAGTACACGTGGACGGTCAAGATCATCCTCCTCATCCGAGTTTTGGATCATGCATGGGTCCCAGTTGATCGACACGTTGTGTTGGAGAGTTGAGAGCTTTCCCAACAAAGATTGCCAGGTGTTGGAAGACATTGACGAGTTAATCGATAGAGATCTTCCTCATCAGTTGAAGATCCAAAGTGAGATGGCatatgaagaagaaggagaaggatTAGTTATGGAGATTGAAAGAGACATACTTAACACAATACTACTTGAAACGACAATGCTAATGGTTGGATCTCTTACGTACTACTAG